In Anseongella ginsenosidimutans, one genomic interval encodes:
- a CDS encoding helix-turn-helix domain-containing protein, whose amino-acid sequence MKHFGGITYEVILPDKGLKDFVSHFWCGWWTTGVQERSNYHSTANTNTELVFAFNPGTQPAFSVLQGHTANYSCIETGGLSEIFGVSLYSDAIPYFFEVSASDLGNQYIDLHEIMRSDADLIAHRLANSNRFNQRVEIMTQYLKLKFDSNRKTDLSIINAIKKMRELRGQVNIKNLAKESLLSQKQFERRFRSFAGFNPKLYSRILRFESSLFPCHHYAGFTNKALDLGYYDQAHFINDFKEFSGFSPSNYVPIST is encoded by the coding sequence GTGAAGCATTTTGGAGGAATTACCTATGAAGTCATTCTGCCTGATAAGGGGCTGAAGGATTTTGTAAGCCATTTTTGGTGTGGCTGGTGGACCACGGGTGTTCAGGAACGCAGCAACTATCATTCTACAGCCAATACCAATACGGAACTTGTTTTTGCTTTTAATCCCGGAACGCAGCCTGCTTTTAGTGTTTTACAGGGTCATACCGCCAATTATAGTTGCATAGAAACGGGCGGGCTTTCCGAAATATTTGGAGTATCGTTATACTCCGATGCCATTCCTTATTTTTTCGAAGTTTCAGCAAGCGATTTGGGTAATCAATATATAGACCTTCATGAAATTATGCGTTCGGATGCTGACCTGATTGCTCACCGTTTAGCAAACAGTAATCGATTCAATCAGCGGGTTGAAATAATGACCCAATACCTGAAACTTAAGTTTGACTCCAACCGAAAAACTGATCTTTCTATAATAAATGCTATAAAAAAGATGAGAGAATTGCGTGGGCAGGTAAATATCAAAAACTTAGCAAAAGAGAGCTTATTATCGCAAAAGCAGTTTGAAAGAAGGTTTAGAAGTTTCGCGGGTTTTAATCCGAAATTGTATTCCAGAATACTTCGTTTTGAAAGCTCTTTATTTCCGTGCCACCACTATGCCGGTTTTACAAATAAGGCTCTGGATCTCGGATACTATGACCAGGCCCATTTTATCAACGATTTCAAGGAATTTTCCGGTTTTAGCCCAAGTAACTACGTCCCGATTTCAACGTAA